In Hymenobacter sublimis, a single genomic region encodes these proteins:
- a CDS encoding fatty acid desaturase family protein, which produces MQAPKFAASRSFHQELKRRTNAYFAEAGKSTTGGKTLFFKAVLLTAAFVAVYLHLVFWTPTAWVGVAECALLGFIGAAIGFNVMHDGAHGSFSKKKWMNQFAAFTLNVMGGNSYMWNAKHNLIHHMYTNVEGVDDDLDAQPWLRLSPEQPRRKLHRFQHLYFWFFYALLFIAWIFYMDYQKYFRGKIGEMPIKKMTASDQGVFWGFKVLHLGLFVALPIYMVGVVSWLVGFLVFMAVAGFTLSIVFQLAHTVEHTSFVVPHETTRKIEDEWAIHQIKTTANFATDNKVISWLVGGLNFQVEHHLFPNISHVHYPALNKIIRQMCAEFGVEYNEYPKMRYAVASHVAHLRELGRA; this is translated from the coding sequence ATGCAAGCACCCAAATTCGCGGCTTCCCGCTCCTTTCACCAGGAACTGAAGCGCCGCACCAACGCCTACTTTGCCGAGGCTGGCAAATCCACTACGGGAGGTAAAACCCTGTTCTTCAAAGCAGTGTTGCTAACGGCCGCTTTTGTAGCCGTTTACCTGCATCTTGTGTTCTGGACGCCCACTGCCTGGGTAGGCGTGGCTGAATGCGCCCTGCTGGGCTTTATTGGAGCGGCCATCGGCTTTAACGTCATGCACGACGGGGCCCACGGTTCCTTCAGCAAGAAAAAGTGGATGAACCAGTTTGCCGCGTTTACCCTGAACGTAATGGGCGGCAACTCCTACATGTGGAACGCCAAGCACAACCTCATCCACCACATGTACACCAACGTGGAAGGTGTGGACGACGACCTCGACGCCCAGCCCTGGCTGCGCCTGAGCCCGGAGCAGCCCCGTCGCAAGCTCCACCGCTTCCAGCACCTCTACTTCTGGTTTTTCTACGCCTTGCTCTTTATCGCCTGGATTTTCTACATGGACTATCAGAAGTATTTCCGCGGCAAAATCGGGGAGATGCCCATCAAGAAAATGACGGCCTCGGACCAGGGCGTGTTCTGGGGCTTTAAAGTGCTGCACCTGGGGCTGTTCGTGGCCCTGCCTATTTATATGGTAGGCGTGGTAAGCTGGCTAGTAGGCTTCCTGGTATTCATGGCCGTAGCGGGTTTCACCCTGAGCATCGTGTTTCAGCTAGCGCATACGGTAGAGCACACCAGCTTCGTAGTGCCCCACGAAACCACCCGCAAGATTGAGGACGAGTGGGCCATCCATCAGATCAAAACCACCGCCAACTTCGCTACGGATAACAAGGTGATTAGCTGGCTGGTAGGTGGCCTGAACTTCCAGGTTGAGCACCACCTGTTTCCTAACATCTCCCACGTGCACTACCCCGCCCTGAACAAAATCATCCGCCAGATGTGCGCGGAGTTCGGCGTAGAGTACAACGAGTACCCCAAGATGCGCTACGCCGTAGCCTCCCACGTTGCCCACTTGCGCGAGTTGGGTAGGGCGTAA
- a CDS encoding HNH endonuclease: MDQKVLVLNGDYTAITLCSVQKAFVLLFLEKAELIAKSENGVLRTVSKAFPKPSIIRLQRYVRVPYKGIALSRHNVMKRDHFECQYCGSTKNLTLDHVLPRSRGGDSSWANLLTACARCNHAKGHRTPQEAGLTIRQQPKKPTLTGFLKLSAGTLDQNWHPYLH, translated from the coding sequence ATGGACCAAAAAGTGCTTGTGTTGAATGGTGACTACACGGCTATTACGCTGTGCAGTGTACAGAAGGCCTTTGTACTTCTGTTTTTAGAAAAAGCCGAACTGATTGCCAAGTCGGAAAACGGGGTGTTGCGCACGGTAAGCAAGGCGTTTCCCAAGCCCAGCATCATCCGGTTGCAGCGCTACGTGCGGGTGCCGTACAAGGGCATTGCCCTGAGTCGGCACAACGTCATGAAGCGGGACCATTTCGAGTGCCAGTACTGCGGCTCCACGAAAAACCTGACCCTGGACCACGTGTTGCCCCGAAGTAGGGGCGGCGACTCGAGTTGGGCTAACCTGCTCACGGCTTGCGCGCGGTGCAACCACGCCAAGGGCCACCGCACCCCCCAGGAAGCCGGCCTTACCATTAGGCAGCAACCCAAAAAGCCTACCCTCACCGGCTTCCTCAAACTCAGCGCCGGTACCCTCGACCAAAACTGGCACCCCTACCTTCACTAA
- a CDS encoding DUF3298 and DUF4163 domain-containing protein — MSLSFVPRLRALPRLLLYTAAALGLLLTGCNSNPNTSAAHTTTAKSPVAAGSAEPTDSPGTWYRQYRGVLPGSSDSITLHLQCLPESLGEASPSRLVGFYSAADGRPYEVIGNRSAATDSLTLQDMSAEVMPPHQEGPRWQLAFQGPDLMGTRAGKAVLLRRIHVPLGMQLVSRSFTANVPARPNHPEDTITGRVGLHALLPVAGGSRAALTATMLQDLRGDSLTTRPAPTLRALWEKQLSSFTQDYQQEAGPMLTELEADTSTYRPLAAFRYEQQTSTHVLWNEGTLLSIGYARYDYSGGAHGNYATTVCSYDTRTGRTLRYPDIFLPGTEAQLEQLLGRYARLVLGLRPGQPLSEVLFENTLPVTRNVYLTSGGAVFVYSPYEVASFAQGEIRVFVPVSALRPLLKPDLPLAGKAELVRK, encoded by the coding sequence ATGAGCCTCTCCTTTGTTCCGCGCCTGCGTGCCCTACCGCGGCTGTTACTTTACACCGCCGCCGCCCTCGGGTTACTGCTAACCGGCTGCAATTCCAACCCCAATACTTCCGCCGCGCACACCACTACCGCCAAGTCGCCCGTAGCGGCTGGCAGCGCCGAGCCGACTGATTCGCCGGGCACCTGGTACCGGCAGTATAGGGGCGTGCTGCCCGGCTCCTCTGACAGCATCACCCTGCACCTACAATGCTTACCCGAAAGCCTGGGGGAGGCCTCGCCCAGTCGACTTGTCGGCTTTTATTCCGCCGCCGATGGACGCCCGTACGAGGTTATAGGCAACCGGTCAGCCGCCACCGACAGTCTTACCCTGCAGGATATGAGTGCGGAAGTAATGCCGCCACATCAGGAGGGGCCGCGCTGGCAGCTTGCCTTTCAGGGCCCCGATTTAATGGGTACCCGCGCCGGCAAAGCGGTGCTTCTTCGGCGGATACATGTGCCGTTGGGTATGCAATTAGTTTCGCGCAGCTTCACGGCCAACGTACCGGCCCGTCCCAATCATCCGGAAGACACCATCACCGGTAGGGTAGGGCTGCATGCCTTGCTACCCGTGGCAGGTGGTAGCCGTGCTGCATTAACGGCCACCATGCTGCAGGACCTGCGCGGCGACTCCCTCACTACCCGCCCGGCGCCTACTCTACGCGCACTGTGGGAAAAACAGCTCAGCAGCTTCACCCAAGACTATCAGCAGGAAGCCGGCCCCATGCTAACCGAACTGGAAGCGGATACTAGCACCTACCGCCCGCTGGCTGCCTTCCGCTACGAGCAGCAAACCAGCACCCATGTGCTCTGGAACGAGGGTACTTTACTCAGCATCGGGTATGCCAGGTATGATTACAGCGGCGGTGCCCACGGTAACTACGCTACCACCGTTTGCAGCTACGATACTCGCACCGGCCGCACCCTGCGCTACCCTGACATTTTTCTTCCTGGCACCGAGGCCCAGCTAGAGCAGCTGCTAGGCCGTTACGCGCGCCTAGTTTTGGGGCTGAGGCCAGGGCAACCGCTCTCGGAGGTACTGTTTGAGAACACGCTACCCGTTACCCGCAACGTGTACCTGACCAGCGGCGGGGCCGTGTTTGTATACTCGCCCTATGAGGTAGCGTCGTTTGCCCAAGGAGAAATTCGGGTGTTTGTACCCGTATCCGCGTTACGACCCCTGCTAAAGCCGGATTTACCGCTTGCTGGTAAAGCAGAACTGGTGCGGAAATGA
- a CDS encoding DUF7878 domain-containing protein, with amino-acid sequence MIDTELKLEFTIQRCPVDDQIKYAVAYLEGELMIKIDGQVFFQEPDIMLVEFGTELNKWLGKLIATKKPVSMEYFTMDHDEAEGAILTLEPVANTRYLIHSIWQEFTCSRSISEHELIVATTTFIEGLNIELGRRGLVGLGNTLSQIG; translated from the coding sequence ATGATAGATACAGAACTCAAGTTGGAATTTACTATTCAAAGATGCCCAGTTGATGATCAAATTAAATACGCTGTAGCGTACTTGGAAGGAGAATTGATGATCAAAATTGACGGACAGGTATTTTTTCAGGAGCCCGATATAATGTTAGTCGAATTCGGAACTGAATTAAATAAGTGGCTAGGAAAGCTTATTGCAACAAAAAAGCCAGTGTCTATGGAGTATTTCACAATGGATCATGATGAGGCAGAAGGAGCAATACTGACACTAGAACCTGTTGCTAATACTCGTTACCTCATTCATTCTATCTGGCAAGAATTTACCTGCTCTAGGTCTATTAGTGAGCATGAGTTGATAGTGGCAACTACGACATTTATAGAAGGACTAAATATAGAGTTAGGCCGGAGAGGCCTAGTAGGGTTGGGTAACACACTGTCTCAGATAGGATAA
- a CDS encoding C40 family peptidase, translated as MDYGICALSAVPVRAEPSDKAEIVTQLIFGECYTILRAQEQWRQIRLAADQYVGWIDGKQHLPVTAEYLQAWQAQDHPRTLDVVQMVSDEATRVPVTLGARLPFFDGMTLRLGERQLFYNGAATNPQNGHGPHGPVDQRLRLLQKMALTFLKAPYLWGGKTLFGIDCSGLMQQLYGLVGVQLPRDAHQQINLGQPVHFVAQTRPGDLAFFDNAEGRIIHVGLLLEDQQILHASGEVRIDPLDHNGIFRRDQQKYSHKLRLIKRILPDE; from the coding sequence TTGGATTACGGAATCTGCGCCCTGAGCGCCGTGCCGGTACGAGCCGAACCTTCCGATAAGGCCGAAATTGTCACCCAGCTTATCTTCGGAGAGTGCTATACCATTTTGCGCGCCCAGGAGCAGTGGCGGCAGATTCGGCTGGCCGCCGACCAATATGTGGGCTGGATTGATGGCAAGCAGCACCTGCCCGTAACGGCGGAGTACCTGCAGGCCTGGCAGGCCCAGGACCATCCCCGCACCCTCGACGTGGTGCAGATGGTAAGCGACGAGGCCACCCGCGTTCCAGTAACGCTGGGCGCCCGCCTACCCTTTTTCGACGGCATGACCCTACGCCTGGGCGAGCGGCAACTGTTTTATAACGGCGCCGCTACCAACCCGCAGAACGGCCACGGCCCCCACGGCCCCGTCGACCAGCGCCTCCGGTTGCTGCAGAAAATGGCGCTTACGTTTCTGAAAGCACCCTACCTGTGGGGCGGTAAAACCCTGTTCGGCATCGACTGCTCGGGGCTGATGCAGCAGCTGTATGGCTTGGTTGGGGTGCAGCTACCCCGTGATGCCCACCAGCAAATCAACTTGGGGCAGCCGGTGCACTTCGTGGCCCAAACCCGCCCCGGCGACCTTGCCTTCTTTGATAACGCTGAGGGCCGCATCATTCACGTGGGCCTGCTGCTGGAAGACCAACAGATATTGCACGCCAGCGGAGAGGTGCGCATCGACCCCTTGGACCACAACGGTATCTTCCGCCGCGACCAGCAGAAGTACAGCCACAAGCTCCGCCTGATTAAGCGAATTTTACCCGACGAATAG
- the smpB gene encoding SsrA-binding protein SmpB, which produces MATKKDDTPKRVNILNRRASHEYAFLVKYDAGIMLQGTEIKSIREGSVQIQDGFCTFHPDGSLWVHNLTIAKYTEGTYNNHEPTRARKLLLNKRELKQLANKNQEQGLTIIPIRMFVNERGFAKLEIALAKGKKLFDKRDDLKAKDQKREMDRARDY; this is translated from the coding sequence ATGGCAACCAAAAAAGACGATACGCCTAAGCGCGTCAATATTCTCAACCGCCGCGCCAGCCACGAGTATGCTTTCCTAGTAAAGTACGACGCGGGCATCATGCTGCAGGGCACCGAAATCAAGAGCATCCGGGAGGGTAGCGTCCAGATTCAGGACGGCTTCTGCACTTTCCACCCCGACGGTAGCCTGTGGGTGCACAACCTCACCATTGCCAAGTACACCGAGGGTACCTACAACAACCACGAGCCCACCCGTGCCCGCAAGCTCCTGCTCAACAAGCGCGAGCTGAAGCAGCTAGCCAACAAAAACCAGGAGCAGGGCCTCACCATCATTCCCATTCGCATGTTCGTGAATGAGCGGGGCTTTGCCAAGCTGGAAATTGCCCTGGCCAAAGGCAAAAAGCTTTTCGACAAGCGCGACGACCTTAAAGCCAAAGATCAGAAGCGCGAAATGGACCGCGCCCGGGATTATTAA
- a CDS encoding alpha/beta fold hydrolase — MSYIKAGQDANGEDVKLHYIDQGQGNPIVLIHGWPATYEMWEYQLAELPKHGNRVVAYTRRGFGNSSKTWEGNDYDTFADDLNAVLETLNLQNVTLVGFSMGGGEIARYMSRYGGARVARVAFVSAITPFLLKTDDNPDGADKSVFDDMVENIRKDRFDFLQSFGKKFFGVGVIKHPVSQATLDWMQSMCQLASPRATEQCVYAFAATDFRQDLASLKVPTLVIHGSSDETVPPKNSGERMTQYVPHAQFVEYSGAPHGLFVTEKDRLNRDLLAFASGGTVGGTSDQY; from the coding sequence ATGAGCTACATTAAAGCAGGCCAAGACGCCAACGGCGAAGACGTTAAACTGCATTACATTGACCAGGGCCAGGGCAACCCTATCGTGCTGATTCACGGCTGGCCCGCTACCTATGAAATGTGGGAATATCAGCTGGCCGAGCTGCCTAAGCACGGCAACCGGGTAGTAGCCTACACCCGCCGAGGCTTCGGTAACTCCTCCAAAACCTGGGAGGGGAACGATTACGACACGTTTGCCGACGATTTGAATGCGGTGCTGGAAACCCTGAACCTGCAGAACGTAACCTTGGTCGGCTTTTCCATGGGTGGGGGCGAAATAGCCCGCTACATGAGCCGCTACGGCGGGGCCCGGGTAGCGCGCGTAGCCTTTGTTTCGGCCATAACGCCGTTCCTACTCAAAACCGATGATAACCCCGATGGGGCCGATAAATCGGTATTTGACGACATGGTGGAGAATATCCGCAAAGACCGGTTCGATTTCCTGCAGAGCTTCGGGAAAAAGTTTTTCGGTGTGGGCGTCATCAAACACCCGGTTAGCCAGGCTACCTTGGATTGGATGCAGTCGATGTGCCAGCTGGCCTCGCCCCGCGCCACGGAGCAGTGCGTATACGCCTTTGCCGCCACCGACTTCCGCCAGGACCTAGCTTCGCTTAAAGTACCGACCCTTGTTATCCACGGCAGCAGCGACGAAACCGTGCCGCCGAAAAACAGCGGGGAGCGGATGACCCAATACGTGCCCCACGCCCAATTCGTGGAGTACAGCGGCGCCCCGCACGGCCTGTTTGTAACGGAAAAAGACCGCCTGAACCGCGACTTGCTGGCCTTTGCCAGCGGGGGCACCGTAGGCGGCACATCTGATCAGTACTAG
- the tsaD gene encoding tRNA (adenosine(37)-N6)-threonylcarbamoyltransferase complex transferase subunit TsaD, protein MHPVILAIESSCDDTSAAVLVGGEIRSNVVATQQVHEQYGGVVPELASRAHQQHLIPVVEAALQKAGIRKQDLDAVAFTQGPGLLGSLLVGGMFAKTLALALGKPLIAVNHMRAHILAHFIDAPRPVFPFLCLTVSGGHTQLVVVRSALDMEIIGQTIDDAAGEAFDKTAKLLGLPYPGGPHLDKLAREGNSTRFPFPVGAMPGYDFSFSGLKTAVLYFLKKETAQNPNFIQENLPDLCASIQHTIIQTLLRQLRRAAHDQGLAQIALAGGVAANSGLRQALQDEATTQGWQVFIPAFQYCTDNAGMVAMTAQFQYEAGDFADQLVSSDPRLKLA, encoded by the coding sequence ATGCATCCCGTCATTCTCGCCATTGAGTCTTCCTGCGACGATACGTCGGCGGCCGTACTGGTCGGCGGCGAAATCCGCTCCAACGTGGTGGCTACCCAGCAAGTACACGAGCAGTACGGCGGGGTAGTGCCGGAACTGGCGTCCCGGGCCCACCAGCAGCACCTGATTCCGGTGGTGGAAGCCGCCCTGCAGAAAGCCGGCATCCGCAAGCAAGATCTTGATGCGGTGGCCTTTACTCAAGGGCCGGGCCTGCTAGGTTCGTTGTTGGTAGGCGGCATGTTCGCCAAAACCCTGGCCCTGGCTTTGGGCAAGCCGCTGATTGCTGTGAACCATATGCGGGCCCACATTCTGGCCCACTTCATTGACGCGCCCCGGCCCGTATTTCCCTTTCTGTGCCTGACCGTGAGCGGCGGCCATACCCAGCTGGTAGTCGTGCGTAGCGCCCTCGACATGGAAATCATCGGCCAAACCATTGACGACGCCGCCGGCGAAGCTTTCGACAAAACGGCCAAGCTGCTTGGGCTGCCTTACCCCGGCGGCCCGCACTTAGACAAGCTGGCCCGCGAAGGAAATTCGACACGCTTTCCGTTCCCAGTTGGGGCTATGCCCGGGTACGATTTCTCGTTTAGCGGGCTGAAAACGGCGGTGCTGTACTTCCTGAAAAAGGAAACCGCTCAGAACCCCAATTTCATCCAGGAAAACCTGCCCGACCTCTGCGCCAGCATCCAGCATACCATCATCCAAACCCTGCTGCGCCAGTTACGCCGCGCCGCCCACGACCAAGGCCTGGCCCAGATTGCCCTGGCCGGTGGGGTAGCCGCCAACAGCGGCCTGCGCCAGGCCTTGCAGGATGAGGCTACCACCCAGGGTTGGCAGGTGTTCATTCCGGCCTTTCAGTACTGCACCGATAACGCTGGCATGGTGGCTATGACGGCCCAGTTTCAGTACGAGGCCGGCGACTTTGCCGACCAGCTCGTCAGCTCCGATCCGCGCCTGAAGCTGGCGTAG